The following proteins are co-located in the Candidatus Terasakiella magnetica genome:
- a CDS encoding DUF2927 domain-containing protein: MRLLVFICLFFSLGTAQAQSETLTLKKLIDQFNSVVFIHEHGKQGREPKPIIKWEKPIVYSPSGTLTRDQVKKFFDLMSRIKRLTKLDMRMAQRGEKANLIINFLPKKALAKKTKPGINCFGNIKVDKKTYRINGAKAYIPSDRPDKTDHCLIEETVQLFGLTNDSTVLKNSMFYEHSKRTSLSVSDQILLKALYDPRFKSGMKKDEAQGVVRTVISEIVKKASKKKK; the protein is encoded by the coding sequence ATGAGACTGTTAGTATTTATATGTCTGTTCTTCAGTCTGGGGACAGCTCAGGCCCAAAGTGAGACCCTCACCCTAAAAAAGCTCATTGATCAATTTAATTCGGTTGTGTTTATCCATGAACATGGCAAGCAAGGGCGTGAACCTAAACCGATTATCAAATGGGAAAAGCCGATTGTCTATTCACCGTCGGGCACCTTAACGCGCGATCAGGTGAAAAAGTTCTTTGACTTAATGAGTCGGATCAAACGCTTGACCAAGCTTGATATGCGCATGGCGCAACGCGGTGAAAAGGCCAATTTAATCATTAATTTCTTACCCAAAAAAGCCTTGGCGAAAAAGACAAAACCGGGGATTAACTGTTTTGGCAATATCAAGGTGGATAAAAAGACATACCGGATTAATGGGGCCAAGGCCTATATCCCTTCTGATCGCCCAGATAAGACCGATCATTGCCTGATTGAAGAAACAGTTCAGCTTTTTGGGCTGACCAATGACAGTACGGTTTTGAAAAACTCCATGTTTTATGAACATTCAAAACGCACAAGCTTGTCTGTTTCAGACCAAATCCTATTAAAAGCCTTATATGACCCCCGCTTTAAATCAGGCATGAAAAAGGATGAAGCCCAAGGGGTTGTGCGAACTGTGATCAGTGAAATCGTTAAAAAAGCCAGTAAAAAGAAAAAGTAA
- the modA gene encoding molybdate ABC transporter substrate-binding protein, translating into MKALFALVVVLLTSFEVWGATVHVAVASNFAAPIKQIAKSFQEETGHLAIISLGSTGKLYAQILHGAPYEVFLAADQKRPEMAIENKLAIAGSRFTYATGKLAMIPHIDLAKDEFSKLSIANPKTAPYGKAAVQTLTAMGFYDKVKAKLIFGENIAQTFQFAQSSSKIVGLVALSQVINKKDIWVIPEQLYDPIAQDAVLIKQTAGARAFMSFLKSDQAKSILKNFGYGM; encoded by the coding sequence ATGAAAGCCTTGTTCGCCCTTGTTGTTGTACTGCTCACCTCTTTTGAGGTTTGGGGTGCAACTGTGCATGTGGCTGTGGCATCAAATTTTGCTGCCCCAATAAAGCAAATTGCCAAAAGCTTTCAGGAAGAAACGGGCCATCTAGCAATTATCAGTCTGGGCTCAACGGGAAAGCTTTATGCACAAATTCTGCATGGTGCGCCCTATGAGGTTTTCTTAGCCGCAGACCAAAAACGCCCCGAAATGGCGATCGAAAATAAGCTTGCGATAGCAGGTTCGCGCTTTACCTACGCCACAGGCAAACTCGCCATGATCCCTCATATTGATCTGGCAAAGGATGAGTTTTCAAAGCTTTCTATCGCTAACCCGAAAACAGCGCCTTATGGCAAAGCGGCCGTACAAACACTCACGGCCATGGGGTTTTATGACAAGGTCAAGGCGAAGTTGATTTTTGGTGAAAATATCGCCCAGACGTTCCAGTTTGCCCAAAGCAGTTCAAAGATCGTTGGGCTGGTTGCTTTATCTCAAGTGATCAATAAAAAAGATATCTGGGTGATCCCCGAGCAGCTTTATGACCCCATAGCCCAAGATGCGGTGCTGATTAAGCAAACGGCTGGCGCGCGGGCTTTCATGAGTTTCTTAAAAAGTGATCAGGCAAAATCCATACTTAAGAACTTCGGTTATGGGATGTAG
- the modC gene encoding molybdenum ABC transporter ATP-binding protein, translating into MNDIQVRLCGKLEEFHLDVDFTIPSKGVTALFGQSGCGKTTVLRCLAGLHHMKDGELQVFGQVWQDQTQFIPAHKRAIGYVFQDANLFDHLSVKGNLLFGRKRVKQSDGLDFDEVVELLGLKDLLNRNPSTLSGGERQRVAIGRALLNAPKMLLMDEPLSALDRFSKDEIIPYLEKLNDVLDIPVIFISHDTDEVERLADHLVLMEKGCVRASGPLLDMLADPTLFIAKSAKTASVIEATIEGFDEEDQLSQLDLNGASLLVPGRVGDVGEKRRVRIAATDVSLALEEPSKTTILNVLQAKICDIHAIDEARINIVLCLGEGSKGRLIARITKRSLNSFGFEVGQSVYAQVKGVSMVERRRAG; encoded by the coding sequence ATGAATGATATTCAGGTCCGTCTTTGCGGCAAGTTAGAAGAGTTTCACTTGGATGTGGATTTCACCATTCCTTCAAAAGGGGTGACGGCCCTTTTTGGGCAATCAGGCTGTGGTAAAACAACCGTGCTGCGTTGCCTTGCCGGGCTTCATCATATGAAAGACGGTGAGCTTCAGGTCTTTGGGCAGGTCTGGCAGGATCAGACCCAATTCATTCCCGCCCATAAACGCGCCATCGGCTATGTGTTTCAAGATGCCAATCTGTTTGATCATTTATCGGTTAAGGGCAATCTTCTTTTTGGGCGCAAGCGGGTTAAGCAAAGCGATGGGCTTGATTTTGACGAAGTGGTCGAGCTTCTGGGCTTAAAAGATTTATTGAACCGTAATCCCTCCACTTTGTCAGGGGGGGAGCGCCAACGTGTTGCCATTGGGCGTGCCCTTTTAAATGCACCTAAAATGTTGTTGATGGATGAGCCTTTAAGCGCGCTTGATCGTTTCAGCAAGGATGAGATTATTCCTTATCTGGAAAAGCTTAATGACGTGTTGGATATTCCGGTGATCTTTATCTCTCATGATACCGATGAGGTGGAACGCCTTGCAGATCATCTGGTTTTGATGGAAAAAGGCTGCGTGCGTGCCAGTGGGCCTTTATTGGATATGCTGGCTGACCCAACTCTTTTCATTGCCAAATCTGCCAAAACCGCCAGTGTGATTGAAGCCACTATTGAGGGTTTTGACGAAGAAGACCAGCTTAGCCAGCTTGATTTAAACGGTGCGAGCCTTTTGGTGCCGGGCAGGGTCGGGGATGTGGGGGAGAAAAGGCGTGTGCGCATTGCGGCAACTGATGTCAGCCTTGCTCTTGAAGAACCTTCCAAGACGACAATCTTGAATGTTTTGCAGGCAAAAATTTGTGATATTCACGCCATTGATGAGGCACGGATTAATATTGTGTTGTGTTTGGGCGAGGGCTCAAAGGGGCGTTTGATTGCGCGGATTACCAAACGGTCCTTAAATAGTTTTGGCTTTGAAGTCGGGCAATCTGTTTATGCACAGGTTAAAGGCGTCTCCATGGTTGAGCGCAGGAGAGCAGGGTAA
- a CDS encoding TRAP transporter large permease encodes MENEIIVGAMFASFIIFLFLGIPVAWVLGGVGVLFAGVGYFADIYLDTMTGLDFLTLGLVVNRVFKIMDNWVLVALPMFIFMGLMLDESGIAERLMKSMQELFGKVRGGLAITVTCIGIILAASTGIIGASVVLLGLLSLQPMLQQGYNKQLAVGTVAASGCLGILIPPSIMLVIMADQLALSVGDLFMGAVFPGLLLGALYIIYILVYGLVKPENTPLSQDRRDLELHVLWDVAKAVMPAVLLIFAVLGSIFAGMATPTEASGVGALGATLLAAFYRNLNIKVFFEVCKATFNTTAYIFAIFLGATCFALVLRELGGDEIIEGMLTGLPFGPYGIVMVILGFVFLLGFILDWIEITLIVLPLLAPVVSALGLDVPGYGVIDNPDLVWFVMLVAMTLQTSFLTPPVGFALFYLKGVCPPEIKLMDIYKGVVPFIILQLIGLSIVAFWPTIVTWLPSVAYN; translated from the coding sequence ATGGAAAATGAAATCATCGTCGGCGCAATGTTCGCAAGTTTCATCATCTTCTTATTCTTGGGCATTCCTGTTGCTTGGGTCTTGGGTGGTGTTGGTGTTCTCTTTGCTGGTGTTGGCTATTTTGCCGATATCTATCTTGATACAATGACCGGGCTGGACTTTCTAACCCTTGGCCTTGTGGTTAACCGTGTCTTTAAAATTATGGATAACTGGGTCCTTGTGGCCTTACCCATGTTTATCTTTATGGGGCTTATGCTTGATGAGTCCGGTATTGCTGAGCGTTTAATGAAATCCATGCAGGAATTGTTCGGTAAAGTGCGCGGTGGTCTTGCCATCACGGTCACTTGTATCGGGATTATTCTGGCGGCCTCCACAGGCATTATCGGGGCCTCTGTTGTTCTGCTTGGCCTGTTGTCGTTGCAACCCATGTTGCAACAGGGCTATAATAAACAGCTTGCTGTGGGCACCGTTGCGGCATCGGGCTGTCTTGGTATCTTGATCCCGCCGTCTATTATGCTGGTGATCATGGCTGACCAGCTGGCCCTAAGTGTGGGTGACCTGTTTATGGGTGCTGTGTTCCCGGGGCTTTTGTTGGGTGCGCTTTATATCATCTATATTCTGGTCTACGGTTTGGTGAAGCCTGAAAATACCCCGCTTTCCCAAGATCGTCGCGATCTGGAACTTCATGTTCTGTGGGATGTGGCAAAAGCTGTTATGCCTGCGGTTCTTTTGATCTTTGCCGTGCTGGGTTCTATCTTTGCCGGTATGGCAACTCCAACCGAAGCCTCCGGTGTGGGTGCGCTTGGTGCAACGCTTCTTGCAGCCTTTTATCGCAACCTTAACATCAAGGTCTTCTTTGAAGTCTGTAAGGCAACCTTTAACACCACAGCTTACATCTTTGCCATCTTCCTTGGGGCGACCTGTTTTGCCCTTGTGCTTCGTGAACTCGGTGGGGATGAGATTATTGAGGGGATGCTCACAGGCCTGCCGTTTGGTCCATATGGCATTGTCATGGTGATCTTGGGCTTTGTCTTCTTGCTCGGCTTTATTCTGGACTGGATTGAAATCACCTTGATTGTCCTGCCGCTTTTGGCACCTGTGGTTTCTGCGCTGGGCTTGGATGTACCGGGCTATGGCGTGATTGATAATCCTGATCTGGTTTGGTTCGTGATGTTGGTGGCAATGACCTTGCAAACCAGTTTCCTAACCCCACCTGTAGGTTTTGCCCTTTTCTATCTTAAAGGGGTCTGTCCGCCGGAAATTAAGCTGATGGATATCTATAAAGGTGTTGTCCCATTCATCATCTTGCAGCTGATCGGCCTATCAATTGTAGCCTTCTGGCCGACGATCGTAACCTGGTTACCATCCGTGGCCTATAACTAA
- a CDS encoding TRAP transporter small permease subunit — protein sequence MGTPTDLPPHPHVAEKVDELKIHEDEKHVPFPDFLDNLIRHIGHAVCGVNALLIAAIIGNVALRYGFSNGQVWLEELQWHFYAIGVMMGLSYAQVNDSHIRVDILHARFSDRTKRIVEIIGILLFVLPFIWVIFYHSLDFVYDSYRTSERSDAPLGLPYRWLIKGFIPLSFGLLGLGVLSRLIRDVYLLVKGR from the coding sequence ATGGGTACACCCACCGATCTCCCCCCACATCCACATGTGGCAGAAAAAGTCGACGAACTAAAAATTCATGAGGACGAAAAACACGTCCCGTTTCCCGACTTCCTTGACAATCTTATCCGCCATATCGGCCATGCTGTTTGCGGTGTAAATGCACTGTTAATCGCGGCCATCATTGGCAACGTGGCACTGCGTTATGGTTTTTCAAATGGTCAGGTCTGGCTGGAAGAATTGCAATGGCACTTTTATGCCATCGGCGTGATGATGGGGCTTTCTTATGCGCAAGTAAATGACAGCCACATCCGTGTTGATATCTTACATGCGCGTTTTTCTGATCGCACCAAGCGCATTGTTGAAATTATCGGCATCTTGTTATTCGTTTTGCCGTTTATCTGGGTGATTTTCTATCACAGCCTTGATTTTGTTTACGATTCATATCGCACTTCTGAGCGCTCAGACGCACCGCTTGGTCTGCCCTATCGCTGGCTCATCAAAGGCTTTATTCCCCTGTCATTTGGCTTGCTTGGGCTTGGTGTACTTTCCCGCCTCATCCGTGACGTTTACCTACTTGTGAAAGGACGTTAA
- the modB gene encoding molybdate ABC transporter permease subunit, which yields MLETILLTLKLASLTTLILLILGTPLAWWLARTNVWFKEAVGAVVALPLVLPPTVLGFYLLLALGPNSPLGQMATSIFGHSLPFSFAGLVVGSVIYSLPFVVQPVRNAFEAIGDKPLEAAATLRASPLDTFFSVALPLARPGLLTGAVLGFAHTVGEFGVVLMIGGNIPGETKVLSIAIYDYVESMEWSQAHILSAGMLVFSFCVILCMMVLEKRLRRGRT from the coding sequence ATGCTTGAAACCATTCTCCTCACGCTCAAACTGGCAAGTCTGACCACCTTGATTTTATTGATCTTGGGTACACCGCTTGCGTGGTGGTTGGCGCGCACGAATGTCTGGTTTAAAGAGGCCGTGGGCGCGGTTGTGGCCTTGCCTTTGGTTTTACCGCCCACGGTTTTGGGCTTTTACCTTTTGCTCGCCCTTGGTCCCAATAGCCCGCTTGGACAAATGGCGACCTCGATTTTTGGCCATAGTCTCCCTTTTAGCTTTGCAGGCCTTGTGGTTGGTTCGGTTATTTATTCCTTACCCTTTGTGGTCCAGCCCGTGCGCAATGCGTTTGAGGCTATTGGTGATAAACCCCTTGAGGCCGCAGCCACCTTGCGTGCCTCTCCACTTGATACGTTTTTTTCTGTGGCTTTACCGCTGGCACGACCGGGCTTGTTAACAGGCGCGGTGTTGGGGTTTGCTCATACGGTTGGGGAATTTGGCGTGGTTTTGATGATAGGGGGGAATATCCCGGGGGAAACCAAGGTGCTGTCCATTGCTATTTATGATTATGTTGAAAGTATGGAATGGAGCCAAGCGCACATTCTTTCAGCAGGCATGCTGGTCTTTAGTTTCTGCGTTATTTTATGCATGATGGTGCTTGAAAAACGCTTAAGAAGGGGCCGCACATGA
- a CDS encoding glycerate kinase type-2 family protein: protein MKTLLQNAFNEAIRVADAHEVMKDYLPKERSGKVTVIGAGKGAAKMAQAFEQYWLGEINGLVITRYGHSVPTKHIEVVEAAHPVPDEAGLNGAKRIMEMVSPLGEDDLVFALISGGGSALLSLPIEGVEMAEKQAVNKALLQCGATIDEINCVRKHLSAIKGGRLAKACYPAQLMTLSISDVPGDDACVIASGPTVGDPSTTEQALDILKRYKIKGYDEKLVESIKLDDECFKNSVYELIATPQKSLQAASDFLASKGIASLILSDRIEGEACEMAKMHAAIVRQIIDHGQPINAPCVLLSGGEATVSLKNLKGRGGPNGEFMLSFLDQIRGLDNVYALAADTDGIDGSEDNAGAWVDPSSQVRMEKLGLNLHEYLENNLSYDFFEKMGDLFKPGPTLTNVNDFRVIYIAGSK from the coding sequence ATGAAAACCTTATTACAAAATGCCTTTAATGAAGCTATCCGTGTAGCTGATGCCCATGAAGTGATGAAAGACTATTTGCCTAAAGAACGTTCAGGCAAAGTCACCGTCATTGGCGCTGGCAAAGGCGCTGCAAAAATGGCCCAAGCCTTTGAACAATACTGGTTAGGTGAGATAAATGGCTTGGTGATCACCCGTTATGGTCACAGCGTTCCAACGAAGCATATTGAGGTTGTGGAAGCCGCCCATCCCGTACCTGATGAGGCAGGCCTTAACGGGGCAAAACGTATTATGGAGATGGTTAGCCCCCTTGGCGAAGATGACCTTGTTTTCGCGCTGATTTCTGGTGGTGGCTCCGCCTTGTTATCTTTGCCTATTGAAGGGGTAGAGATGGCTGAAAAGCAGGCGGTAAATAAGGCCTTGCTTCAATGTGGGGCAACGATTGATGAGATCAATTGTGTGCGCAAACATCTCTCTGCCATCAAGGGTGGGCGCTTGGCAAAGGCCTGTTATCCGGCACAGCTTATGACCTTATCCATATCAGATGTACCCGGTGATGATGCCTGCGTCATTGCCTCTGGCCCAACTGTTGGGGACCCAAGCACGACTGAGCAGGCCTTGGATATCCTTAAACGATATAAGATTAAAGGGTATGATGAGAAGTTGGTGGAAAGCATCAAGCTTGATGATGAATGTTTTAAAAATTCGGTTTATGAGCTGATTGCAACGCCGCAGAAATCTTTACAAGCCGCCAGTGATTTTCTGGCCTCTAAAGGAATTGCGAGCCTGATCTTAAGTGACCGCATCGAAGGCGAGGCCTGTGAAATGGCAAAAATGCACGCAGCCATCGTGCGCCAAATTATTGATCACGGCCAACCGATCAATGCGCCTTGCGTGTTGTTAAGTGGTGGGGAGGCAACGGTTAGTCTTAAAAACCTGAAAGGCCGTGGCGGGCCTAATGGTGAGTTTATGCTCAGTTTTCTTGATCAGATCCGCGGGCTTGATAATGTTTATGCGCTGGCGGCGGACACCGATGGCATTGACGGGTCTGAAGATAACGCCGGGGCGTGGGTTGATCCAAGCTCACAGGTGCGCATGGAAAAACTTGGGCTTAATCTGCATGAGTATCTTGAAAATAACCTGTCTTATGACTTTTTTGAAAAGATGGGGGACCTGTTTAAACCGGGCCCGACCCTGACAAATGTCAATGATTTCAGAGTGATCTATATTGCAGGCTCGAAATAG
- a CDS encoding TRAP transporter substrate-binding protein, which produces MRKLILATAAAAALSLTATAPAQAGKVLLKAPIAFGSHLPGLGTPIIRVAEELKNASGGDIKMKVYEPKKLVAPFEILDAVSTGKVNAGYATAGYWAGKMKAAPLFSAVPFGPEAGEYMAWLYYGNGMKLYQGMYDEAGYNVKVLPCAIIAPETSGWFSKPIEKPEDLQGLKMRFFGLGGKVMQKLGVSTSLLPGGEIFPALEKKAIDATEFSMPAIDKKLGFHKLVKYNYFPGWHQQATVFELLINGDTWKKMDKSQQATVENVCKASMAHSFAEGEAIQFEAMKENVEKNGVKIMTWNDTMLATFKSTWEDVAAEESKDASFKKVYDDLTTFRDGYALWKANAFLPRK; this is translated from the coding sequence ATGCGTAAGCTTATTCTTGCAACTGCTGCAGCCGCAGCACTCTCACTTACTGCAACAGCTCCGGCACAAGCAGGTAAAGTTCTTCTTAAAGCACCAATCGCTTTTGGTTCTCACCTACCGGGTCTGGGTACGCCGATCATTCGCGTGGCTGAAGAATTGAAAAATGCCTCTGGTGGCGACATTAAAATGAAAGTGTACGAGCCAAAGAAACTCGTTGCTCCATTTGAAATTCTTGATGCTGTATCAACTGGTAAAGTAAATGCCGGTTACGCAACAGCAGGTTACTGGGCTGGTAAAATGAAAGCCGCTCCTTTGTTCTCTGCTGTTCCTTTTGGTCCAGAAGCTGGTGAATATATGGCGTGGTTGTACTACGGCAACGGTATGAAGCTTTATCAAGGCATGTATGATGAAGCAGGCTACAATGTAAAAGTTCTGCCATGTGCGATCATTGCACCAGAAACATCAGGCTGGTTCTCCAAGCCAATTGAAAAGCCAGAAGACCTTCAAGGCCTGAAAATGCGCTTCTTCGGTCTAGGTGGTAAAGTTATGCAGAAACTCGGCGTTTCTACATCCTTGCTACCCGGTGGCGAAATTTTCCCTGCACTTGAGAAAAAAGCAATTGATGCAACTGAATTCTCTATGCCTGCAATCGATAAGAAACTCGGTTTCCACAAACTGGTTAAATACAACTACTTCCCAGGCTGGCACCAGCAAGCAACAGTTTTCGAACTGCTGATCAATGGCGACACATGGAAGAAAATGGACAAAAGCCAACAAGCAACTGTTGAAAACGTCTGTAAAGCATCTATGGCCCACTCTTTTGCTGAAGGTGAAGCTATCCAGTTTGAAGCTATGAAAGAAAACGTTGAGAAGAACGGCGTTAAAATCATGACTTGGAACGACACAATGCTCGCTACATTCAAAAGCACATGGGAAGATGTTGCTGCTGAAGAATCTAAAGATGCTAGCTTCAAGAAAGTTTATGACGATCTGACAACTTTCCGCGATGGCTATGCACTATGGAAAGCAAACGCTTTCTTGCCTCGTAAGTAA
- the mobA gene encoding molybdenum cofactor guanylyltransferase MobA, with amino-acid sequence MGNQIGCVLLAGGLARRMGGGDKGLKTVQGKPIIERVLETITPQVGPLVINANGDGARFAHLGHEVVGDSVEGFVGPLAGVLAGMDHLVGQCEWILSVPTDTPFLPDDLVTRLKEPLDEGNKIVMAHSGGFDHPVVALWSMDLREELRKALIEEEMRKLKQWIKRYPHASVEWETDPLDPFFNANRPEDIAGL; translated from the coding sequence ATGGGCAATCAAATCGGATGTGTCTTGCTTGCAGGTGGCCTTGCCCGACGCATGGGTGGCGGTGATAAGGGGCTTAAAACCGTTCAGGGTAAACCGATTATTGAGCGTGTGCTTGAAACCATCACCCCCCAAGTCGGCCCGTTGGTGATTAATGCCAATGGGGATGGGGCGCGCTTTGCCCATCTCGGCCATGAGGTGGTCGGTGATAGTGTTGAAGGTTTCGTAGGTCCCCTTGCCGGGGTGTTAGCGGGCATGGACCATTTGGTTGGGCAATGTGAGTGGATATTAAGCGTGCCGACCGATACGCCATTTTTACCCGATGATCTGGTGACCCGTTTAAAAGAACCCCTTGATGAGGGCAACAAAATCGTTATGGCGCATTCGGGTGGGTTTGATCATCCTGTTGTGGCGCTGTGGTCGATGGATTTGCGCGAAGAGTTGCGCAAAGCCTTGATTGAGGAAGAAATGCGCAAGCTTAAGCAATGGATTAAACGCTACCCCCATGCCTCAGTTGAATGGGAAACTGATCCGCTTGACCCCTTTTTTAATGCCAATCGACCGGAAGATATCGCCGGGCTTTAA
- a CDS encoding FCD domain-containing protein: MTYEKVKQEKVADVVAKKLENNILQGLWVPGDRIPAERDLATQMSVSRPSLRTAIQQLEKQGLVETKQGGGTYVRNFLSQTLTDPLMEMLQTHPDTASDFVEFRSIIEGNAAYFAALRSTDADREILKNCFEAMERAHEDDDPHEEADIDADFHLAIAEASHNVVLLHIMRAMVNVLREGVFYNRMQLYTRRGARDLLLKQHRAIYDPVMSGDPDEARKAAKAHLSYVQDVMRDLEREEMRQKVSQQRLERYMNKAKK; the protein is encoded by the coding sequence ATGACTTATGAAAAAGTAAAACAAGAAAAAGTCGCCGACGTGGTGGCAAAAAAATTGGAAAACAATATTCTCCAAGGTCTATGGGTTCCCGGTGACCGCATACCGGCTGAGCGTGATTTGGCGACTCAAATGTCGGTTTCGCGCCCGAGTCTGCGCACCGCGATTCAGCAATTGGAAAAGCAGGGATTGGTTGAAACCAAACAAGGCGGTGGCACCTATGTGCGCAATTTCCTCTCCCAGACCTTGACCGACCCGTTAATGGAAATGCTGCAAACCCACCCTGATACGGCCAGTGACTTTGTCGAGTTTCGATCCATCATTGAAGGAAATGCGGCTTATTTTGCAGCACTGCGTTCAACTGATGCCGATCGTGAAATTTTGAAAAACTGTTTTGAGGCGATGGAGCGCGCCCATGAGGATGATGACCCTCATGAAGAAGCTGATATTGATGCAGACTTCCATCTTGCTATTGCAGAAGCCTCTCACAATGTGGTGTTACTCCATATCATGCGCGCCATGGTCAATGTCTTGCGCGAAGGTGTTTTTTATAACCGTATGCAGCTTTATACCCGCCGCGGTGCGCGCGACCTTCTGCTTAAACAACACCGCGCGATTTATGATCCGGTCATGTCAGGGGACCCGGATGAAGCACGCAAGGCAGCAAAAGCGCACTTAAGTTACGTACAAGATGTCATGCGCGATTTAGAGCGTGAAGAAATGCGCCAGAAAGTCTCCCAACAACGTCTTGAGCGCTATATGAATAAGGCAAAGAAATAA
- a CDS encoding NapC/NirT family cytochrome c: protein MKDLWNWFWTSSNRLFFAGVLFIAGVVAWGSFNTFMEYTNRMDFCISCHEMEENVYADYKRTIHFQNGSGVRASCSDCHVPKEWGAKLVRKIKASRELVSTMTGKISTPEKFEEHRFEMAQNVWREMRANGSRECKNCHSYEAMHADKQSKRAQKAMNEAATTDVACIDCHKGIAHRLPRFDKVYEKWAVDVKKAVAANSLSASKAFVAASVNIHLEQNEASAVLAQVNPLSELEVLEKSGAWAKVKLNAWGRDDSFKLYAKAGPQYDVAMLESVEFDVVKQAEQRVDEETGLTWHKATLEGWVKYAGKLSDDSVVIKDYARKLWEADCGLCHTIYKTTGYSARDWTKHMKSMSFYSTLDNDQLILVLKFLQSQSSDVMAKK, encoded by the coding sequence ATGAAAGATCTTTGGAACTGGTTTTGGACTTCAAGCAATCGCCTGTTTTTTGCAGGTGTCTTATTTATTGCAGGCGTTGTGGCTTGGGGCTCTTTCAATACATTTATGGAATATACAAACCGTATGGATTTTTGTATTTCCTGCCATGAAATGGAAGAAAACGTCTATGCGGACTATAAACGCACAATCCATTTCCAAAATGGCTCTGGCGTGCGTGCAAGTTGTTCTGATTGCCACGTTCCAAAGGAATGGGGGGCTAAATTGGTGCGAAAGATCAAGGCCTCCAGAGAGTTAGTTTCTACGATGACGGGGAAAATCAGCACGCCTGAAAAATTTGAAGAGCATCGTTTTGAGATGGCGCAAAATGTCTGGAGAGAAATGCGCGCAAATGGCTCGCGTGAGTGTAAAAACTGCCACTCCTATGAGGCGATGCATGCTGATAAGCAAAGTAAACGCGCCCAAAAAGCCATGAATGAAGCGGCAACAACGGATGTGGCTTGTATTGATTGTCACAAAGGGATTGCGCACAGACTGCCAAGATTTGATAAAGTTTATGAAAAATGGGCCGTTGATGTGAAAAAAGCAGTGGCGGCCAATAGCCTGTCTGCTTCAAAAGCCTTTGTCGCAGCTTCGGTGAATATCCATCTTGAGCAAAATGAAGCATCTGCTGTGCTTGCTCAAGTCAATCCACTTTCAGAGCTTGAAGTGCTTGAAAAATCAGGTGCTTGGGCGAAAGTGAAGCTGAACGCATGGGGGCGTGACGATAGCTTTAAGTTATATGCCAAAGCAGGGCCTCAATATGATGTGGCTATGCTGGAAAGCGTTGAATTTGATGTTGTAAAACAGGCTGAACAAAGGGTTGATGAAGAAACCGGGCTTACATGGCATAAGGCAACGCTTGAAGGTTGGGTGAAATATGCTGGTAAGCTAAGCGATGATTCTGTTGTGATTAAGGATTATGCGCGCAAATTGTGGGAGGCTGATTGTGGCCTGTGTCATACAATTTACAAAACAACAGGTTACAGTGCTCGTGATTGGACAAAGCATATGAAATCTATGAGTTTCTATAGCACTCTTGATAATGATCAGCTGATATTGGTCTTAAAATTCCTGCAATCGCAATCTTCTGATGTGATGGCAAAAAAATAA